In Brachypodium distachyon strain Bd21 chromosome 2, Brachypodium_distachyon_v3.0, whole genome shotgun sequence, one genomic interval encodes:
- the LOC100835321 gene encoding uncharacterized protein LOC100835321, giving the protein MAISHRSGSGSLALVVVAICILPACISNKISLEIFDRACHCFDDHNVYKECAEELRLGVEGAFHVGSGSVEEYCGGACLAETELALQCVEEIIAHDEGDGYSFRFSNGASLPAVQAALHTSCSYTPERGTFEIRGERTECGDQDGAHEETQLGYHEEGGQQQYRGGAFGDYCSGAAAPSLAHMTLLLTIFVLSASTLLDNFVIDDVPFLF; this is encoded by the exons ATGGCAATATCTCACCGCTCCGGCAGTGGCAGCTTAGCCCTGGTCGTCGTTGCCATTTGCATCCTCCCAGCCTGCATCTCCA ACAAAATTTCGCTGGAGATTTTCGACAGGGCATGCCATTGCTTCGATGATCACAAT GTGTACAAGGAGTGCGCGGAGGAGCTGAGGCTGGGCGTGGAGGGTGCGTTCCACGTGGGTAGCGGGAGCGTGGAGGAGTACTGCGGCGGCGCGTGCTTGGCGGAGACGGAACTCGCGCTGCAGTGCGTCGAGGAGATTATCGCCCACGACGAGGGCGATGGCTACAGCTTCAGGTTCTCCAACGGCGCCTCGCTACCGGCCGTCCAGGCAGCGCTCCACACCAGCTGCAGCTACACACCCGAAAGAG GGACCTTCGAGATACGTGGTGAGCGCACGGAATGCGGCGACCAGGACGGCGCGCACGAGGAGACGCAGCTCGGGTACCACGAGGAGGGCGGCCAGCAGCAGTACCGGGGCGGTGCGTTTGGTGACTACTGCTCCGGCGCCGCTGCGCCAAGCTTGGCGCACATGACGCTCCTTTTGACCATCTTCGTCCTTTCCGCGTCGACACTGCTTGATAATTTCGTGATCGATGATGTGCCGTTCTTGTTCTAG